The following are from one region of the Paenibacillus bovis genome:
- the hxlA gene encoding 3-hexulose-6-phosphate synthase, with product MNSQEINHNMLNDRDTHHYTDVTANNSTSTAVHRADHLPAEAPVRIQLALDRMTIEEAIDMAGQVQAAVDWIEVGTSLIKEFGMESVRRIKEAFPDKVIVADIKTNDNARYEFELCYRAGADVATVMASAPDATLDLCMQTAQSHGGIIMIDLLNVTPQRVEELQRYTEAVLCQHVSKDQQEHHGQTLGGQSIPDPQQQDTHSIDSDSTQAARPSIAAAGGITLDTLPSILQDRPAVVIVGSAITKAAHPAAAAREIRSRITEVMQAMQKGAYHV from the coding sequence ATGAATAGCCAAGAAATCAATCACAACATGCTGAACGACAGAGATACACATCACTATACCGATGTTACGGCAAATAACAGTACGAGTACTGCGGTGCATAGAGCAGACCATTTGCCGGCTGAAGCTCCTGTCCGTATCCAGCTGGCGCTGGACCGCATGACGATCGAAGAGGCGATCGATATGGCAGGACAGGTTCAGGCAGCGGTAGACTGGATTGAAGTCGGTACTTCACTCATCAAGGAGTTCGGTATGGAAAGTGTGCGCCGGATCAAAGAAGCTTTTCCCGACAAAGTCATCGTAGCGGATATTAAAACCAACGATAATGCACGGTATGAATTTGAGCTCTGCTACCGCGCAGGAGCGGACGTGGCGACTGTGATGGCGTCTGCCCCAGATGCTACGCTGGATCTGTGCATGCAGACTGCGCAGTCTCACGGCGGCATCATTATGATCGATCTGCTGAATGTAACGCCGCAGCGTGTAGAGGAGCTGCAGCGCTATACCGAAGCTGTACTGTGCCAGCATGTGAGTAAGGATCAGCAGGAGCACCATGGACAGACCCTGGGAGGACAATCTATACCCGATCCACAGCAGCAGGATACCCATTCTATCGATTCCGATTCCACGCAGGCAGCGCGTCCATCTATTGCCGCAGCCGGTGGAATCACACTGGATACACTGCCATCTATTTTGCAGGATCGGCCTGCAGTGGTTATCGTGGGGTCTGCCATTACCAAAGCAGCCCATCCTGCCGCAGCTGCCAGGGAGATTCGCAGCCGTATAACCGAAGTGATGCAAGCTATGCAGAAAGGAGCTTATCATGTCTAA
- the hxlB gene encoding 6-phospho-3-hexuloisomerase, with protein MSNSISLTKAQRILEEVQQVVSRVPEEAVTGLAETLAKGNRIFVTGEGRSGFMAKSFAMRLMHLGANSYVIGETVTPALAAGDILIAVSGSGTTKAAVWTAEKARELGCTIVAVTTDESSPLGKLADQLLHIPAATKYRREGEAASIQPLGSLFDQCTHILLDAVCLGYGELQHVEHGAAFAKHSNVE; from the coding sequence ATGTCTAATTCCATATCATTGACCAAAGCACAGCGTATTCTGGAGGAAGTCCAGCAGGTCGTCAGCCGGGTACCGGAAGAAGCAGTAACCGGACTGGCCGAGACACTGGCAAAAGGAAATCGGATCTTCGTAACCGGAGAAGGCCGCTCCGGATTTATGGCCAAATCATTTGCCATGCGCCTCATGCATCTGGGTGCCAATTCGTATGTGATTGGCGAGACGGTCACCCCGGCGCTGGCAGCTGGCGATATCCTCATCGCCGTATCGGGCTCGGGAACGACCAAAGCAGCGGTATGGACCGCGGAGAAAGCCAGAGAGCTGGGCTGCACCATCGTGGCGGTGACTACCGACGAGTCATCGCCGCTGGGAAAGCTGGCTGACCAGCTGCTGCATATTCCGGCCGCTACCAAATACCGCCGGGAAGGCGAAGCCGCCAGCATTCAGCCGCTGGGCTCCCTGTTTGACCAATGTACCCATATTCTGCTCGATGCAGTCTGTCTGGGCTACGGAGAGCTGCAGCATGTGGAACACGGAGCAGCATTTGCCAAACACAGTAATGTGGAATAA
- a CDS encoding amino acid ABC transporter ATP-binding protein gives MGKIQVSKLKKSYGSNEVLKDINMKIDEGEVVCVIGPSGSGKSTLLRCVNKLEEVTAGEVIVDDYNISDPKTDINKVRENIGMVFQHFNLFPHMSVLKNITFAPVELKKQTEKEAREIALKLLDRVGLADKADAFPGSLSGGQKQRVAIARALAMNPDVMLFDEPTSALDPEMVGEVLGVMKDLASEGMTMMIVTHEMGFAREVADRVVFMDGGYIVEEGEPEQVFGSPKYERTISFLEKVL, from the coding sequence GTGGGTAAAATCCAAGTTAGCAAACTCAAAAAGAGCTATGGCTCCAATGAAGTACTCAAGGATATCAATATGAAAATCGACGAAGGCGAAGTGGTATGCGTTATCGGGCCATCTGGTTCCGGCAAAAGTACGCTGCTGCGCTGCGTGAACAAACTGGAGGAAGTAACCGCCGGTGAGGTCATCGTCGACGATTACAATATCAGCGATCCAAAGACCGATATCAACAAAGTTCGTGAAAATATCGGGATGGTATTCCAGCATTTCAATCTGTTCCCGCATATGAGCGTGCTCAAAAATATCACTTTCGCTCCAGTCGAGCTCAAAAAGCAAACCGAAAAAGAAGCGCGAGAAATCGCGCTGAAACTGCTGGACCGTGTCGGTCTGGCTGACAAAGCGGATGCGTTCCCGGGCAGCCTGTCCGGTGGTCAGAAGCAGCGTGTAGCGATTGCGCGCGCACTGGCAATGAACCCGGATGTGATGCTGTTTGACGAGCCTACCTCCGCGCTTGATCCGGAGATGGTCGGCGAAGTACTGGGCGTTATGAAAGACCTGGCCAGCGAAGGCATGACCATGATGATCGTTACCCACGAAATGGGCTTTGCCCGTGAAGTGGCTGACCGCGTTGTCTTTATGGATGGCGGTTATATCGTGGAAGAAGGCGAACCGGAGCAGGTATTCGGCAGTCCCAAGTATGAGCGTACCATCAGCTTCCTGGAGAAAGTGCTGTAA
- a CDS encoding amino acid ABC transporter substrate-binding protein/permease encodes MKKSRFMWLSMAFLLFFAVCAGNLSQTATAQAGEGKTYSIGTDITFAPFEFQENGKYVGIDMDLMAAIAKDQNFKYEIQPLGFNAALQGLQSGQLDGMIAGMSITDERKQTFDFSEPYYESGVVMATHQDNADIKSYEDLRGKRVAVKTGTEGYSFANSIKDKYGFTLVPFDDSAQMYQEVVSGNSAACFDDFPVIAYAIQKGLKLQTVTEKENGAPYGFAVNKGKNQELLQKFNAGLANLKASGEYDRIVANYLGNNKPGQESTTPPPKPSTAQIILSALPELFKGLGLTLLYTVISLFFAFILGLIFGFMKVSHNKLSRTIATIFVDVFRGIPLLVLSLFIYFGIPSALGFQMPLIVAAVLTLSLNAGAYVTEIIRGGIQSIDKGQMEAARSLGLPYRTAMIKIIIPQAIKVMIPSFINQLVITLKDTSIISTIGLVELTQSGKIIIANNYASFEIWTTVALMYLVVITILTKIADRMERRTRRG; translated from the coding sequence ATGAAGAAATCTAGGTTTATGTGGTTATCCATGGCTTTCCTTCTTTTCTTCGCGGTATGTGCCGGCAACTTAAGCCAGACGGCCACTGCCCAAGCCGGAGAAGGCAAGACGTATTCTATTGGAACGGATATTACATTCGCACCGTTCGAGTTCCAGGAGAATGGTAAGTATGTCGGTATTGATATGGATCTTATGGCTGCAATTGCTAAAGATCAAAACTTTAAGTATGAGATTCAGCCGCTGGGATTCAATGCGGCACTTCAAGGACTGCAGTCTGGTCAGCTAGACGGCATGATTGCGGGTATGAGTATTACGGATGAACGTAAACAGACATTTGATTTCTCCGAGCCTTATTATGAGTCTGGTGTCGTTATGGCAACACATCAAGACAATGCAGATATCAAAAGTTACGAAGACCTTCGTGGTAAACGTGTAGCTGTAAAAACAGGTACAGAAGGATATTCATTCGCTAATTCGATTAAAGACAAGTATGGATTTACACTCGTACCATTTGATGATTCTGCGCAAATGTATCAAGAAGTGGTATCCGGTAACTCCGCTGCCTGTTTTGATGATTTCCCGGTTATTGCTTATGCAATTCAAAAGGGGTTAAAGCTGCAGACAGTTACAGAAAAAGAGAATGGCGCTCCTTATGGTTTTGCTGTTAACAAAGGAAAAAATCAGGAGCTTCTTCAAAAGTTCAATGCAGGACTTGCCAATCTCAAAGCTAGTGGTGAATACGATCGGATTGTTGCTAATTATCTGGGAAACAATAAACCAGGACAGGAATCAACAACTCCTCCTCCCAAACCAAGCACAGCTCAAATTATTCTAAGCGCTCTGCCTGAATTGTTCAAAGGTTTAGGGTTAACCTTGCTCTATACTGTGATTTCGTTATTCTTTGCTTTCATTCTTGGCTTAATCTTCGGATTCATGAAAGTTAGCCATAACAAATTATCCCGCACTATTGCAACTATATTCGTAGATGTTTTCCGTGGAATACCGCTGCTTGTACTAAGCTTATTCATTTATTTCGGGATTCCATCAGCTCTGGGCTTCCAAATGCCTTTGATCGTTGCAGCTGTTCTTACACTTAGTTTGAATGCTGGTGCCTACGTAACGGAGATTATCCGCGGTGGTATACAGTCGATTGATAAGGGACAAATGGAAGCCGCACGGTCTCTTGGATTACCTTACCGTACAGCTATGATCAAAATCATTATTCCTCAAGCAATTAAAGTAATGATTCCATCTTTTATTAACCAGCTGGTTATTACATTAAAAGATACTTCAATCATATCTACAATTGGTCTGGTTGAGCTGACACAGTCCGGTAAAATTATTATTGCCAACAATTATGCATCTTTTGAAATCTGGACAACAGTAGCCCTGATGTATCTGGTCGTAATCACAATTCTGACCAAAATTGCAGATCGTATGGAAAGGAGAACACGCCGTGGGTAA
- a CDS encoding nucleoside hydrolase: MMKFVILDVDTGIDDSLALAYAAHSPELELLGITTVFGNISVEEATRNTLVVLEQLDQEIPVYPGEAKPLSRDYTKPFARHIHGEDGIGNQYRQPASRQPENQGAAEFIIEQIQQNPGQVTVVAVGPLTNIARAIQMQPEIVQQIERLVIMGGAVTVPGNVTPFAEANIYSDPDAASLVLGSGMPITLVGLDVTMRTLLTADHLDEWRSTNSELALFLANMTDFYMEAYKGVVKSGRGCALHDPLAVGVAIDPSFVRTASYAVQVECTEQDSLGKTTGIHDTPAAHIDVALDVDADRFLEHFLSRVI; the protein is encoded by the coding sequence ATGATGAAATTTGTAATTCTCGATGTGGATACAGGTATCGACGATTCCCTCGCGCTGGCTTATGCTGCGCATTCTCCCGAGCTGGAGCTGCTCGGTATCACTACCGTATTTGGTAATATCTCAGTTGAAGAAGCGACTCGCAACACACTTGTTGTACTGGAACAGCTCGATCAGGAGATTCCTGTATATCCGGGCGAAGCCAAACCGCTTAGCCGCGATTATACGAAACCTTTTGCCCGTCATATTCATGGAGAGGACGGGATCGGCAATCAGTACCGTCAGCCCGCATCACGTCAGCCGGAGAATCAGGGGGCTGCCGAATTTATCATAGAGCAGATCCAGCAGAACCCCGGTCAGGTCACTGTAGTTGCTGTAGGGCCGCTGACCAATATTGCCCGTGCAATCCAGATGCAGCCGGAGATCGTACAGCAGATCGAACGACTAGTCATTATGGGCGGTGCAGTAACCGTGCCGGGTAATGTGACTCCTTTTGCCGAAGCGAATATTTACTCCGATCCGGATGCCGCGTCACTGGTACTGGGTTCGGGCATGCCAATCACCCTGGTCGGACTGGATGTAACGATGCGTACGCTGCTTACTGCGGATCATCTGGACGAATGGAGAAGCACCAACAGCGAGCTGGCTCTTTTCCTGGCGAATATGACCGATTTCTATATGGAAGCCTACAAAGGCGTCGTCAAAAGCGGCCGCGGCTGTGCGCTGCATGACCCGCTTGCTGTAGGTGTAGCGATTGATCCGAGCTTTGTCCGTACAGCTTCCTATGCAGTACAGGTAGAGTGTACAGAGCAGGACAGCCTGGGCAAAACAACAGGTATTCACGATACGCCTGCTGCTCATATTGATGTGGCGCTGGATGTTGATGCAGATCGTTTCCTGGAGCACTTTCTGAGCCGCGTGATCTGA
- a CDS encoding iron-hydroxamate ABC transporter substrate-binding protein, which translates to MFKHKSSLLLALILALSVIVTACGGSSTGSTSSATNTAGEAAATAPATREYDTDKGKITIPAKPQRIVTDYYGGELLTVDANVIGVEPTAFKNPFIKDKLAEHKTADVGTPLNMEKILELDPDLIVVMYDDNYEALSKIAPTVHIPYGTAKNIRETVNLFGDLTGNTEQAKQFLADYDKEAAAGREKLKGVVDANTTVGLYELTDKNALWIFGDNAGRGGQSVYDALQLKMPAKIAKDAQTTQLSLEALPEYDADYMFLTFYDPEGKSEALDKLKKSPVWSSLPAAKNNHIFYNDYDTFYRYDPIATKAQIPLFVDMILNSQPAK; encoded by the coding sequence ATGTTCAAGCACAAATCTTCACTTCTGCTCGCTCTGATACTGGCTCTGTCTGTTATTGTAACCGCATGCGGCGGCAGCTCTACAGGCAGTACATCTTCGGCAACCAACACAGCTGGCGAAGCAGCTGCTACTGCTCCAGCCACTCGCGAGTATGATACCGACAAAGGCAAAATCACGATTCCTGCCAAGCCTCAGCGTATCGTCACCGATTATTACGGCGGTGAGCTGCTGACGGTAGATGCGAATGTAATCGGTGTCGAACCGACCGCGTTCAAGAATCCTTTTATCAAAGACAAACTGGCTGAACACAAAACAGCTGATGTGGGTACACCACTGAATATGGAGAAAATCCTGGAGCTTGATCCGGATCTGATCGTCGTGATGTACGATGACAATTACGAAGCACTGTCCAAAATTGCACCAACCGTTCATATTCCATACGGTACCGCCAAAAATATCCGCGAAACGGTCAATCTGTTCGGTGATCTGACAGGTAATACCGAACAGGCCAAGCAGTTCCTCGCCGATTACGACAAAGAAGCGGCTGCCGGACGCGAGAAGCTCAAAGGCGTCGTAGATGCCAATACCACAGTGGGGCTGTATGAACTGACTGACAAAAACGCACTCTGGATCTTTGGCGATAATGCCGGACGCGGTGGTCAGAGCGTATATGATGCCCTGCAGCTGAAGATGCCTGCCAAGATCGCCAAAGATGCGCAGACGACCCAGCTGTCACTGGAGGCCCTGCCGGAATATGACGCAGATTATATGTTCCTGACCTTCTATGATCCCGAAGGCAAAAGCGAAGCACTGGACAAGCTGAAAAAATCGCCGGTCTGGAGTTCACTCCCGGCCGCCAAAAACAATCATATTTTCTACAATGATTATGATACCTTTTACCGGTACGATCCTATCGCCACCAAAGCGCAAATTCCATTGTTCGTGGATATGATCCTGAACAGCCAGCCGGCAAAATAA
- a CDS encoding DeoR/GlpR family DNA-binding transcription regulator has product MSSKNPRRQDALSAAQRKMETLRILEAEGTVRVSGLSRRFNVTEETIRRDLERLELEGIVVRTHGGAVFNRNREQYESPAIQRETQNIEEKKAIVEHALSLIQPGDVIALDASTTCLHLVKQLPNRPLTVLTYSLAIANELVPKTEINVILIGGYLDRDSMANTGIHAEKMVESYHVDKFLFSCHGFDLTRGLTEPSEAHVQLKKKIIEISDELILLTDSSKFRRKSLVRFMGMEDLNRFITDDQLPEEAIHELEEMGVQVIVVD; this is encoded by the coding sequence ATGAGCAGCAAAAATCCGAGGCGACAAGACGCATTATCCGCAGCACAACGCAAAATGGAAACTCTGCGTATTCTTGAAGCGGAGGGAACTGTCCGGGTGTCCGGGCTGAGCCGCCGTTTTAATGTAACCGAAGAGACCATCCGGCGTGATCTGGAACGTCTGGAACTGGAAGGAATCGTTGTGCGGACCCACGGGGGAGCCGTATTTAACCGCAACCGTGAACAATATGAATCTCCGGCGATCCAGCGGGAGACCCAGAACATAGAAGAGAAGAAAGCTATCGTGGAACACGCACTGTCCCTGATCCAGCCGGGAGATGTGATCGCACTCGATGCGAGCACCACCTGTCTGCATCTGGTGAAGCAGCTGCCCAACCGTCCGCTGACTGTACTCACCTATTCTCTGGCGATTGCCAATGAACTGGTGCCCAAAACCGAAATTAACGTGATCCTGATCGGTGGCTATCTGGATCGTGATTCGATGGCGAATACCGGTATTCATGCCGAGAAAATGGTGGAAAGCTATCATGTAGACAAATTTCTGTTCTCGTGTCACGGCTTTGACCTGACCCGCGGATTGACCGAGCCTTCCGAAGCGCATGTGCAGCTGAAGAAGAAAATTATCGAGATCTCCGATGAACTGATTCTGCTGACCGACAGCTCCAAATTTCGCCGCAAATCCCTTGTTCGCTTTATGGGCATGGAGGATCTCAACCGCTTCATTACCGATGACCAGCTTCCGGAAGAAGCGATCCACGAGCTGGAGGAAATGGGCGTTCAGGTAATCGTTGTAGACTAG
- the ilvA gene encoding threonine ammonia-lyase IlvA produces MKATDEYNSYTVGMEDIVRAHHVLRDVIVRTPLQRDATLSEKYGCEIYLKREDMQVVRSFKIRGSYNRIRSLSHEELSKGIVCASAGNHAQGFAFSCRHLNIRGKVYMPSTTPNQKVKMVKKFGGDNVEVILVGDTFDDAYAQAMKVSTEHGMSFIHPFDDPHIIAGNGTIGMEIMESLDTPADYVFVTIGGGGLAAGVGKYIHTISPSTQIIGVEPLGAASMSEAIARNEVVTLDEIDKFIDGAAVKRVGQMTYDICREVLDDVVKVPEGKACSAILDMYNENAIVAEPAGALPVAALDMYREQIKGKTVVCIISGGNNDIDRMQEIKERSLIYEGLKYYFTIKFPQRAGALREFLEKVLGPNDDIARFEYTKKHNKENGPALVGIELSSPDDYGALIERMESHNIQYVELNRDPNLFNLLI; encoded by the coding sequence ATGAAAGCAACGGATGAATACAATTCGTATACTGTAGGCATGGAAGATATTGTACGTGCACATCATGTGCTGAGAGATGTTATTGTGCGTACGCCCCTGCAGCGGGATGCGACTTTATCGGAAAAATACGGGTGTGAGATCTACCTGAAGCGTGAGGATATGCAGGTGGTGCGCTCTTTTAAAATTCGCGGCTCGTACAACCGAATCCGCAGTCTTTCCCATGAGGAGCTTAGCAAGGGCATTGTCTGTGCCAGTGCGGGTAACCATGCGCAGGGATTTGCCTTTTCCTGCAGACATCTGAATATACGTGGCAAAGTCTATATGCCGAGCACCACGCCGAATCAAAAGGTGAAAATGGTCAAGAAATTTGGCGGTGATAATGTAGAGGTTATCCTCGTAGGCGATACGTTTGACGATGCGTATGCCCAGGCGATGAAGGTATCTACCGAGCACGGGATGAGCTTTATTCATCCGTTCGATGATCCCCATATTATCGCGGGTAACGGCACGATCGGAATGGAAATTATGGAGAGTCTGGATACACCGGCCGATTATGTGTTTGTAACGATTGGCGGTGGCGGGTTGGCTGCGGGTGTCGGGAAATATATTCATACGATCAGCCCTTCGACTCAAATTATCGGGGTAGAGCCGCTGGGCGCTGCATCGATGAGCGAAGCGATTGCCCGCAATGAAGTGGTTACACTTGATGAGATCGACAAGTTTATCGATGGAGCAGCTGTCAAACGGGTCGGACAGATGACGTATGATATCTGCCGTGAAGTGCTGGATGATGTGGTCAAAGTGCCGGAAGGTAAAGCCTGCTCCGCTATTCTGGATATGTACAACGAGAACGCAATTGTCGCCGAACCTGCAGGTGCGCTGCCGGTCGCAGCACTGGATATGTACCGGGAGCAGATCAAGGGCAAAACTGTCGTCTGCATTATCAGCGGGGGTAACAATGATATCGATCGGATGCAGGAGATCAAAGAACGTTCATTGATCTACGAAGGGTTGAAATACTACTTTACGATCAAATTCCCGCAGCGCGCAGGTGCTTTGCGTGAATTCCTCGAAAAGGTACTTGGGCCCAATGATGATATTGCCCGTTTTGAATATACCAAAAAGCATAACAAGGAGAACGGTCCGGCACTTGTCGGTATCGAGCTTAGTTCACCGGATGACTATGGTGCGCTGATCGAGCGGATGGAGAGCCATAATATTCAGTATGTGGAGCTGAACCGCGATCCGAATCTGTTTAATCTGTTGATCTGA
- a CDS encoding putative quinol monooxygenase, with protein MFIIHANMLIKPEKVDQFLTEIDALVTASQAEEGNISYVLKRDVKQDNLFTMVEEWKDAAAMQEHNATAHFQKFVKDMQEFAAAPLDAKVFEGTEVQRG; from the coding sequence ATGTTCATTATTCATGCGAATATGTTGATCAAACCCGAGAAAGTCGATCAGTTCCTTACCGAGATTGATGCACTGGTAACAGCTTCCCAGGCGGAAGAAGGCAACATCAGCTACGTGCTCAAACGCGATGTGAAGCAGGACAACCTGTTCACTATGGTCGAAGAATGGAAAGACGCTGCTGCTATGCAGGAGCATAATGCGACTGCACATTTCCAGAAGTTTGTAAAAGATATGCAGGAATTTGCTGCTGCTCCTCTGGATGCAAAAGTATTCGAAGGAACAGAAGTACAACGCGGTTAA